A stretch of Macadamia integrifolia cultivar HAES 741 chromosome 7, SCU_Mint_v3, whole genome shotgun sequence DNA encodes these proteins:
- the LOC122084229 gene encoding geraniol 8-hydroxylase-like, producing MKLRLSGRSWTSSKQKVYSDILAYYRSLFRSEGIDDDDARQTVLGSIYSCVVEEDNLMFSVDLKDPKLVHGEELFQFTIKLVELSAKPNMTDFFPFLLWLDPQGIRRKVEQALGGALEIAAGYVKDRVQRTELGAGEEGQQEGFPGCVIGIPRKVEENDIGQLQYLEAVVKEFLGSSIESLGHHFQFLPFGAGRRICPGLPLANWVLHLLLATLLQSFNWAREEGVTPETLDMSEKSGTTLRKVVPLKAKATPRPPLLQAA from the exons atgaagTTGAGACTTTCAGGCAGGTCTTGGACTTCTTCAAAGCAGAAGGTGTATTCAGATATCCTAGCATATTATCGCTCTCTATTCAGGTCAGAAggaattgatgatgatgatgctcgCCAAACGGTGCTTGGTTCTATTTATTCTTGTGTTGTGGAGGAGGATAATCTGATG TTCTCTGTAGACCTGAAAGATCCCAAATTGGTTCATGGAGAGGAGCTATTTCAATTCACTATTAAACTTGTGGAGCTTTCTGCTAAACCCAACATGACAGACTTCTTCCCTTTCCTACTATGGCTCGACCCACAAGGAATTCGAAGAAAGGTGGAGCAGGCATTAGGTGGAGCTCTAGAAATTGCAGCTGGCTATGTGAAGGACAGAGTCCAAAGAACAGAGCTTGGAGCAGGAGAGGAAGGACAACAAGAAGGATTTCCTGGATGTGTTATTGGCATTCCAAG AAAGGTGGAAGAGAACGACATTGGACAGTTGCAGTATCTAGAGGCAGTGGTGAAGGAGTTCTTGGGCTCTAGTATTGAATCCTTGGGACACCATTTCCAATTTCTACCGTTTGGAGCTGGAAGGAGGATCTGTCCGGGACTACCATTGGCGAACTGGGTTCTTCATCTTTTGTTGGCCACATTGCTTCAATCATTTAATTGGGCTCGTGAAGAAGGTGTTACACCGGAGACTCTGGACATGAGTGAAAAGTCTGGGACTACACTGAGAAAGGTTGTTCCTTTGAAGGCTAAGGCTACACCCAGACCACCATTGTTACAAGCTGCTTGA